In one window of Vibrio sp. JC009 DNA:
- a CDS encoding LysR family transcriptional regulator, with protein sequence MKSLPSQLPIFIEVAKEQSFSAAARNLGISTPAVSKAINKLEDQWKLKLFHRSSHSLSLTSVGQTLLTDLQPAVEGIFSAIASSQEVNNELSGIVKINLPGTSLGVDVILPHLMAFSELNPNVEFDLHFSDASVDLVANGFDLGIGTYINQDSRLIARRLFSSKIGLYASAQYVEKNGLPTAPADLTRHQCLPIRSIERGKIRSVNLYDDDQELIFTPQGKVTVDSFIAAKGMLCAHWGIVGLGEWMIRSELKAETVVPVLKKYWGPSIPVYLYFSSRDYIPQSVRALIDYLSDMDFSQ encoded by the coding sequence ATGAAATCACTTCCAAGCCAGCTACCCATATTTATTGAGGTTGCCAAAGAGCAAAGCTTTTCTGCTGCGGCAAGAAACCTGGGGATATCCACTCCGGCCGTGAGCAAAGCCATCAACAAACTGGAAGATCAGTGGAAACTTAAATTGTTCCATCGCTCTTCACACTCGTTAAGCCTTACCTCTGTAGGACAAACGTTACTCACTGATCTGCAGCCCGCTGTAGAAGGGATATTCTCCGCTATTGCTTCCAGTCAGGAAGTGAACAACGAGCTTTCTGGCATTGTTAAGATCAACCTGCCCGGAACATCTCTTGGTGTCGATGTCATATTGCCCCATTTAATGGCATTTTCTGAGCTAAACCCTAACGTCGAATTTGATCTTCATTTTAGTGATGCCAGTGTGGATTTAGTGGCAAACGGCTTCGATCTTGGTATTGGTACCTATATCAACCAGGACTCCCGGTTGATCGCCCGACGCCTCTTTTCCAGCAAAATTGGTCTGTATGCCTCAGCTCAGTATGTGGAGAAAAACGGATTACCAACAGCGCCAGCCGATCTGACGCGCCACCAATGTCTGCCTATTCGCTCAATAGAGCGAGGGAAAATACGCAGTGTTAACCTCTATGATGACGACCAGGAACTTATATTCACGCCACAGGGTAAGGTAACAGTAGATAGTTTTATTGCCGCCAAAGGCATGTTATGTGCTCACTGGGGAATCGTTGGCTTAGGCGAATGGATGATAAGAAGTGAGCTGAAAGCTGAAACCGTGGTTCCTGTTCTGAAGAAATACTGGGGACCTTCTATCCCTGTATATCTATACTTCTCTTCTCGAGACTACATCCCGCAAAGTGTCAGAGCATTGATAGACTATTTATCCGATATGGATTTTTCTCAGTAA
- a CDS encoding haloalkane dehalogenase → MNNVLRTPDSQFEDLQDYPFAPNYISDLTGYERTRGHYLDEGNKDSEEVFLLLHGEPTWSYLYRKMIPIFAKTGARVIAPDLLGFGKSDKPTAEETYTFEFHRNYLIGLIKHLDLNNVTLVVQDWGGLLGLTLPQEMPERFKRLLIMNTGLLLEPVDFPAFNDWKNDILKNDELELDKFMKKYAPNINEQEARAYAAPFPDASYQAGVRKMPKMVANPEQTCRDISSKAIPFWSTQWEGESFMAIGMKDGMLGPAVMNNMQSLIKNCPQPMEINEAGHFVQEFGEEVAIAALKHFGM, encoded by the coding sequence ATGAACAACGTGTTACGTACACCAGATAGCCAGTTTGAAGACTTACAAGATTATCCTTTCGCACCGAATTACATTTCAGATTTAACGGGTTACGAGAGAACCCGTGGTCATTATCTAGATGAAGGAAATAAAGACTCAGAAGAAGTGTTCCTTTTACTTCATGGCGAGCCAACCTGGAGTTACTTATATCGAAAAATGATCCCTATCTTCGCTAAGACAGGTGCTCGCGTGATAGCACCGGATCTACTGGGTTTCGGCAAATCAGACAAACCAACGGCCGAAGAGACTTATACCTTTGAGTTTCACCGAAACTACCTCATTGGTCTGATCAAGCATCTTGACCTTAACAATGTCACTTTGGTGGTACAGGACTGGGGAGGACTATTAGGTCTTACACTTCCTCAGGAAATGCCTGAGCGATTCAAAAGGTTATTGATTATGAATACGGGTTTATTGTTAGAGCCTGTTGATTTTCCGGCATTTAACGACTGGAAAAACGACATTCTGAAAAATGATGAGCTTGAACTTGATAAGTTTATGAAGAAATACGCACCAAACATCAACGAGCAAGAAGCTCGCGCTTATGCGGCCCCTTTCCCAGATGCAAGTTATCAGGCGGGTGTTCGCAAGATGCCTAAGATGGTAGCAAACCCAGAACAAACCTGTAGGGATATCTCGTCGAAAGCAATCCCATTCTGGAGTACTCAATGGGAAGGTGAGTCATTTATGGCAATAGGCATGAAAGACGGCATGTTGGGTCCGGCTGTAATGAACAATATGCAATCTCTTATTAAAAACTGTCCTCAACCTATGGAAATTAATGAAGCAGGTCACTTTGTACAAGAGTTTGGTGAAGAAGTCGCGATTGCTGCACTTAAACACTTTGGTATGTGA